A stretch of Coccidioides posadasii str. Silveira chromosome 2, complete sequence DNA encodes these proteins:
- the RAV1_2 gene encoding regulator of (H+)-ATPase in vacuolar membrane (EggNog:ENOG410PID2~COG:S) gives MATWAFWMLNRRDMAVQALISPVEALLPPTPASPGSSTGVTLHAKSYLSNDPALVVLYKQLREKTLQTLKGASRVAARDEWEFVLRNARLYDRMGCDILALNLVRDWEFLTPPPVEKLPSRLSMGLAENIPDPSKLLRRRSSLVVADMPLPLSVSDEMRKAVVNAADQQAPAGNHGARPRPTTFEEPDASSLLDSFGF, from the exons ATGGCAACATGGGCCTTCTGGATGCTAAATAGACGAGACATGGCGGTACAGGCGTTAATT TCACCTGTTGAAGCACTTCTACCTCCCACGCCTGCCTCTCCTGGTAGCTCCACCGGAGTCACATTACACGCAAAGTCCTATTTATCCAACGACCCGGCTCTCGTCGTCCTCTACAAACAGCTCCGTGAAAAGACCCTCCAAACCCTTAAGGGAGCTTCCAGGGTCGCAGCTCGAGACGAATGGGAATTTGTCCTCCGCAACGCTCGTCTATATGACAGAATGGGTTGCGATATACTGGCCTTGAACCTTGTCCGCGACTGGGAGTTTTTGACACCACCTCCAGTCGAAAAGCTTCCATCACGCTTATCGATGGGCCTGGCGGAGAACATTCCTGATCCTAGTAAGCTGCTTCGGCGACGAAGCAGTTTGGTGGTCGCGGACATGCCGTTGCCTCTGAGCGTGTCGGATGAGATGAGAAAGGCGGTGGTGAACGCTGCTGATCAGCAGGCGCCTGCCGGTAATCATGGCGCACGCCCTCGGCCTACCACGTTCGAAGAACCAGACGCGAGTTCTTTGCTTGATAGTTTTGGATTTTAG
- a CDS encoding uncharacterized protein (EggNog:ENOG410PQ6R~COG:E~MEROPS:MER0003798): MTQEDKKARTFLRNTITKQQDALIAITRTLVKTPSPNPAGNTVLVADAAIKLLQSIPHAHVSRHETAPGLVNVVARIPSGRPGKRLVFNGHLDTYPLCEDLNWTVPPLGGVLKDGRLYGRGVCDMKGGIAASITAAKLLAEHRDLWRGEIVVTLAGDEECMGSRGAKWLLDNVEAAKGDAMICGDAGSPQVVRFGEKGFVWIDVEAKGVAAHGAHVHRGLNAVNRLRKALDAIETLEEMAVDMPAEVEDAIDAAADVSQASSGMGELDTLRHVTVNIGTVHGGVSPNLIPAHAKAECDLRLPLGVTTEEILAKLRTLLDPMEGIRWRIIRKCDPNYTSPTHDIVQLGLKVSKEVTGGKSVASIRVGASDTRWYRAAGIPTVVVGCSGGNMGGADEYVEVKELVQVAQAHTLMAYDFLKGC, encoded by the coding sequence ATGACGCAAGAAGACAAGAAAGCCCGAACCTTCCTCCGAAACACCATCACCAAGCAACAGGATGCGCTGATAGCAATCACAAGAACGCTTGTCAAGACACCGTCCCCCAATCCCGCGGGAAACACCGTCCTCGTTGCCGACGCGGCTATCAAATTGCTGCAGAGCATTCCACACGCACACGTCTCGCGCCATGAGACCGCTCCGGGACTCGTCAACGTCGTGGCTCGCATCCCCAGCGGCAGACCGGGCAAGCGACTAGTCTTCAACGGCCACCTAGACACCTACCCTCTTTGCGAGGATCTCAACTGGACGGTGCCACCGCTGGGCGGCGTCCTCAAGGATGGGAGATTATATGGTCGCGGGGTGTGCGACATGAAAGGCGGCATCGCGGCATCGATCACGGCGGCGAAGTTGCTCGCTGAGCATCGCGATTTATGGCGCGGGGAGATCGTGGTCACGCTCGCGGGCGATGAGGAGTGTATGGGCAGTCGTGGGGCGAAGTGGTTGCTGGACAATGTCGAGGCGGCCAAGGGCGACGCGATGATATGCGGGGATGCGGGGTCGCCGCAGGTGGTGAGGTTCGGGGAAAAGGGGTTTGTGTGGATTGATGTTGAGGCGAAAGGGGTTGCAGCGCATGGTGCGCATGTGCATAGGGGCTTGAATGCGGTTAATCGTCTACGAAAGGCGTTGGATGCGATCGAGACGTTGGAAGAGATGGCGGTGGATATGCCCGCGGAGGTGGAGGATGCGATCGATGCGGCGGCAGACGTGTCACAAGCATCGTCGGGCATGGGTGAGTTGGACACGCTACGCCATGTTACAGTCAACATTGGAACGGTACATGGCGGCGTGTCACCGAATTTAATTCCCGCCCACGCGAAAGCGGAGTGTGATCTTCGACTCCCTCTAGGCGTTACGACCGAGGAGATTCTAGCGAAGCTACGAACGTTACTTGACCCGATGGAGGGCATCAGATGGAGAATAATTCGTAAATGCGATCCTAACTATACCTCTCCCACCCACGATATTGTTCAGCTGGGTCTGAAAGTGTCGAAAGAAGTCACCGGCGGCAAGTCCGTCGCTAGTATACGCGTTGGAGCATCTGATACCCGGTGGTATCGTGCCGCTGGCATTCCAACCGTTGTCGTCGGCTGCTCTGGAGGAAATATGGGCGGAGCAGATGAATATGTGGAGGTGAAAGAGCTCGTTCAGGTCGCCCAGGCCCACACTTTGATGGCCTACGACTTTTTAAAAGGTTGTTGA
- a CDS encoding uncharacterized protein (EggNog:ENOG410PMUT~COG:T~BUSCO:9094at33183) yields MAWKSELSFSERLAVITSITNACRRASPSTEFAMAHSEATRIEGEAYANASSKDEYHVTCQKAIDGYDNQDVALGDEESLTEWSTRVKAEIESRRGEKVGLYEKAVHDKDGLFSSIYKSTTSEGLLVALKVTTPHLTEPPHDSEREARLLKQVSSETIIPLLESFHEGGSHFVLVFPYMRYQLDELFHGNQLTPRQIRSHLRDLFRALAHIHSMGIIHRDVKPSNVLLRGLGGPAYLADFGIAWSPDDKSSEAPDEKITDVGTACYRPPEILFGNKTYDTSLDMWAAGCVVAEAIEPDHPQLFDAGPVGSELALVHSIFTTLGTPTAESWPSRKNMPDWGKIEFREYSPRTWDKVLGKAPSLGRDLVANLVKYEGSERLTAEKVLEDPFLTF; encoded by the exons ATGGCTTGGAAGTCAGAGCTCAGTTTCTCCGAACGGCTGGCGGTAATAACGTCTAT AACCAATGCTTGTCGCCGTGCCTCGCCATCAACCGAATTTGCCATGGCTCATTCGGAGGCGACTAGAATCGAAGGGGAAGCCTACGCAAATGCTTCCTCAAAG GATGAGTACCATGTCACATGCCAGAAGGCAATTGATGGATATGACAATCAAGATGTGGCCCTTGGAGACGAAGAAAGTTTGACGGAATGGTCCACCAGGGTAAAGGCAGAAATTGAGTCGAGGCGAGGTGAGAAAGTCGGGCTTTATGAGAAGGCCGTCCATGACAAAGATGGGCTGTTTTCTAGCATTTATAAAAGCACGACCAGTGAAGGTCTGCTCGTGGCCCTCAAGGTCACGACTCCTCATCTCACCGAGCCACCACATGACTCAGAGCGCGAAGCCAGACTCTTGAAGCAGGTGTCAAGCGAGACTATCATCCCGCTGCTGGAGTCCTTCCACGAGGGAGGGAGCCACTTTGTCTTGGTTTTCCCATACATGAGATACCAGCTTGATGAGCTGTTTCATGGGAATCAACTCACACCACGGCAGATTCGATCTCATCTCAGGGACCTCTTTCGTGCTTTGGCACATATTCACTCAATGGGTATCATCCATCGCGATGTCAAACCGTCAAACGTGCTCCTGCGGGGCTTGGGGGGACCTGCTTACCTGGCAGACTTTGGAATTGCATGGTCGCCTGACGACAAGTCTTCAGAGGCGCCTGATGAGAAGATAACGGACGTCGGCACCGCATGCTATCGTCCTCCTGAGATACTGTTCGGAAATAAGACTTACGACACAAGCCTGGATATGTGGGCTGCGGGCTGTGTCGTTGCGGAGGCGATCGAGCCAGATCACCCTCAGCTATTCGATGCCGGGCCTGTGGGCAGCGAACTTGCATTAGTGCACTCAATTTTCACTACTTTGGGAACTCCTACCGCGGAGTCGTGGCCG TCGAGAAAGAATATGCCGGACTGGGGAAAGATTGAATTCCGGGAATATTCACCGCGAACATGGGATAAGGTTCTGGGCAAGGCGCCTTCTCTTGGTCGAGATTTGGTGGCAAATCTGGTCAAATACGAAGGCAGTGAGAGATTGACCGCGGAAAAG GTACTTGAGGATCCTTTCCTCACTTTTTGA
- a CDS encoding uncharacterized protein (EggNog:ENOG410PQBY~COG:T~TransMembrane:1 (o170-191i)), which translates to MPHRHNHHGRRHGGVEKRGNIRDQILDIIGDIAPNKRETVSVIYITADPTFDGPIGGYSTEGRPAKTQDHGEVGTPLEHTRTVSRTTVRPTPTRKPTPKSTPTTTENTTDTPSSRPKTTPSTLITSTPSSPDVVPTSTLDNDAFGMSSATSTPSSTAAPASGGLSSGGKAGLAIGIIALLGLLAGAALLFVRKKKKKNEEMETINTEKPMPPLPSPQIVAPSPPPQRQMTPSAPPQLNIRPITQFSPDLTSPSQSSSTMVNVAGVVAARNLTGQHNDSQSTFSPPKTADSTSNPFNDPVNPFEPRSGASSPTSALGSGPPQPLNGHPSSPETSSVRAPTPDGMSTGATVAVGAATAITAGAAANSHSGKPPTLQHVPGPPAGWMKDMPPPSPAMSIDSVSVTSTTAAAVATGGPAPNNVHRVQLDFSPSMDDELELRAGQLVRLLHEYDDGWALCIRLDRSQQGVAPRTCLSARPVKPRPRNGPPVPGPRGPPPMGGSHGRPMTPASGRNSPAPGPPPSGPPPPGPPRFAPQQGSRPASPSSGYRPYHAPNQPMAPVRFPDVPRSLSPGPSSRIPQQRSMSPGPYGAGGMEKSNMPEAQRKRSNSAAGAVGRIHAPNPGPSALSASVQNANSGDKPTENPADNPADKLTEKPAEIPAEKPTEKPLDKPAENPEPQAAEQMPPESTPQPPAEQGVRRPPPSLGPVERKPVPGQAQ; encoded by the exons ATGCCTCACCGTCACAACCACCATGGGCGGCGACACGGGGGCGTCGAGAAACGCGGGAACATCAGGGACCAGATTCTTGATATAATAGGAGATATCGCACCCAATAAACGGGAGACCGTGTCGGTAATCTACATCACCGCAGACCCAACCTTTGACGGCCCGATCGGTGGTTATTCGACTGAAGGCAGGCCGGCGAAGACTCAGGATCATGGGGAGGTCGGGACTCCGCTGGAGCACACACGCACTGTCAGCCGCACTACAGTCAGGCCAACCCCCACAAGGAAGCCCACGCCCAAGTCGACGCCTACGACGACCGAGAACACGACCGACACCCCAAGCTCAAGGCCCAAAACAACCCCCTCGACTCTTATCACGTCGACTCCAAGCTCACCAGATGTGGTCCCGACATCCACGCTTGACAACGATGCTTTTGGGATGTCCTCCGCCACGTCCACGCCTTCGTCCACCGCCGCCCCAGCTTCGGGTGGCTTATCGTCTGGTGGAAAAGCCGGTCTCGCGATAGGGATCATTGCGCTACTTGGACTACTGGCTGGTGCAGCGCTATTGTTTGTtcgcaagaaaaaaaagaagaatgagGAGATGGAAACGATCAATACTGAGAAGCCAATGCCTCCACTCCCAAGTCCACAGATCGTTGCGCCTTCTCCGCCACCGCAGCGCCAGATGACCCCCTCGGCCCCTCCCCAGTTGAATATTCGGCCCATCACCCAGTTTTCTCCAGATCTTACTTCACCTTCGCAAAGTAGCTCGACAATGGTGAACGTTGCTGGTGTTGTCGCGGCGCGCAATCTCACTGGACAGCATAACGATTCCCAGAGCACATTTTCACCCCCCAAGACAGCGGACAGCACGTCCAATCCTTTCAATGATCCGGTAAATCCGTTCGAGCCCCGATCCGGCGCTTCGTCTCCTACGTCTGCCTTGGGTTCTGGACCACCGCAACCTTTGAATGGGCATCCGTCCTCCCCAGAAACCTCTAGTGTGCGAGCACCTACGCCAGACGGCATGAGCACTGGAGCCACCGTTGCTGTCGGCGCTGCGACTGCTATCACTGCTGGTGCCGCTGCCAATAGCCACAGTGGCAAGCCGCCAACCCTTCAACACGTCCCCGGCCCCCCCGCGGGATGGATGAAAGACATGCCTCCCCCAAGTCCCGCTATGAGCATTGATTCCGTTTCTGTCACCTCTACCACAGCTGCAGCAGTCGCCACAGGTGGCCCTGCTCCAAACAACGTTCACCGTGTGCAACTTGATTTCTCCCCTTCCATGGACGATGAACTCGAACTGCGAGCTGGACAACTCGTTCGCCTGCTTCACGAATATGATGATGGATGG GCTCTCTGTATTCGCCTCGACCGCTCTCAGCAAGGTGTTGCCCCGAGAACATGTCTCTCCGCTAGGCCGGTTAAACCACGTCCTCGTAATGGTCCACCTGTTCCAGGCCCTCGTGGTCCTCCACCAATGGGCGGCTCACATGGTCGTCCAATGACTCCGGCTAGTGGGCGTAATTCTCCTGCTCCTGGGCCTCCTCCGAGCGGTCCCCCTCCACCAGGTCCACCTCGATTTGCACCCCAGCAGGGTAGTCGACCTGCCTCTCCTAGCTCGGGATATCGCCCATATCATGCTCCAAACCAGCCGATGGCACCTGTTCGGTTCCCAGATGTTCCACGCTCGTTGTCCCCGGGTCCCAGTTCGCGGATTCCCCAGCAGCGATCGATGAGCCCCGGCCCGTATGGGGCTGGCGGGATGGAAAAGTCGAATATGCCGGAAGCTCAGCGAAAACGAAGCAATAGTGCCGCTGGTGCAGTGGGGCGTATCCATGCACCGAATCCAGGACCAAGCGCTCTCAGTGCCTCCGTGCAGAACGCCAATTCGGGCGATAAACCAACAGAGAACCCCGCCGACAATCCAGCAGACAAGTTGACAGAAAAGCCAGCAGAGATTCCAGCAGAGAAGCCAACAGAGAAGCCATTAGACAAACCTGCGGAGAACCCAGAACCACAGGCAGCGGAACAAATGCCTCCAGAATCAACGCCTCAGCCCCCAGCGGAGCAAGGAGTGCGGAGGCCTCCTCCCTCATTGGGCCCTGTGGAAAGAAAACCTGTGCCTGGACAAGCACAGTAA
- a CDS encoding uncharacterized protein (EggNog:ENOG410PHAB~COG:P~TransMembrane:14 (i69-87o93-113i125-151o182-200i279-299o305-327i339-356o376-398i475-494o500-521i593-614o648-669i681-698o704-719i)~BUSCO:2759at33183), giving the protein MASNQALSDQSPDVQHAASTAGFSQPAPGPSRSAYLAGQETHDHDGHDSDTPGLSSSRKTSAQSFTPRSLLVGLGIGTLITFSNTYFGLQTGWISSMAMPSSLIGFAVFKAIAPYLSFPFSPIENVLIQTVAGAVGTMPLGCGFVGVIPALEFLLRDGPDGERGGDDGQGEGGPLRLGFWKLVVWSLGVCLFGVVFAVPLRKEVIVREKLKFPSGTATALMIRVLHGSGQAAEKPKTTRGSPNAEYQETERLLANEPNPSETSRPPSSRDLRQDWKGKIRLLILAFGVSAFYTLLSYFVPIFRNLPVFGFTLASKWLWTLNPSPAYVGQGIIMGSATSLHMLVGAIVGWGILSPLAKSRGWAPGPVDNWENGSKGWIVWVSLAIMLADSVMNLGWLILRPVVHYAPDVFRVLRRRTGQRGFWQRLFSKSSNSREGYIPIGHGHDTEEQDPAPDISKKDYDEKDAPPSELVSMRTVAILLPLTLILNVVCMHIAFGSIITPFLSSLATLLALVLSVMGVRALGETDLNPVSGISKVTQLIFALATPSSSHTRRSAIVTNLLAGAVSESGALQAGDMMQDLKTGHILHASPKAQFYGQLIGSLFGAVISVAVYRLYINVYEVPGDMFQIPTAYVWIFTARLVTGQGLPDMAWQVSGIAAVIFTVTTIVRIFGAAGLRKGGSAPSWRAWIPGGIAVAVGMYNVPSFTLARAIGGLIDLWWRWRQKKRQKGQRAIAASALHGEDDGGGDGSLSRSQDEQGDNQGANGTHSTIVILASGLILGEGVVSIVNLALASAGVPHL; this is encoded by the exons ATGGCTTCAAATCAAGCATTATCGGATCAGAGCCCCGATGTGCAGCATGCTGCCAGCACAGCGGGCTTCTCTCAACCGGCACCAGGACCCTCAAGGAGCGCTTATCTAGCCGGTCAAGAAACCCATGATCATGATGGCCACGACAGTGATACGCCCGGCCTGTCCTCCTCTCGTAAAACGTCGGCGCAAAGCTTCACGCCGCGCTCCCTCCTCGTCGGCCTCGGTATCGGAACCCTCATCACCTTCTCGAATACTTATTTCGGTCTCCAGACTGGCTGGATAAGCAGCATGGCCATGCCTTCGTCCCTTATCGGCTTCGCGGTCTTTAAGGCTATCGCCCCATACCTTTCATTCCCGTTTAGTCCCATCGAGAACGTGCTCATTCAGACCGTTGCGGGCGCCGTGGGCACTATGCCGCTCGGCTGTGGCTTTGTCGGCGTGATTCCCGCGCTCGAGTTTTTACTTCGAGATGGTCCGGATGGAGAGAGAGGTGGGGATGATGGACAAGGTGAAGGCGGACCGCTCAGGTTGGGGTTCTGGAAATTGGTCGTCTGGAGTTTGGGCGTGTGTCTTTTCGGTGTGGTTTTTGCGGTGCCGTTGAGGAAAGAGGTTATAGTGAGGGAGAAGCTGAAGTTTCCGAGCGGGACGGCCACGGCGCTGATGATTCGAGTGCTGCATGGTAGTGGACAAGCAGCTGAGAAGCCAAAGACTACTAGGGGTAGCCCTAACGCAGAATATCAGGAAACGGAAAGGTTGCTTGCCAATGAACCTAACCCTTCTGAGACATCAAGGCCACCAAGTAGCCGTGATCTTCGGCAAGATTGGAAAGGAAAGATAAGATTACTGATTTTGGCCTTTGGGGTATCTGCATTTTAT ACACTTCTTTCGTATTTCGTCCCAATATTTCGGAACCTGCCAGTGTTCGGGTTTACACTCGCAAGCAAATGGCTCTGGACCTTGAATCCATCACCAGCATACGTTGGGCAAGGTATCATTATGGGTTCCGCTACCTCGCTGCATATGCTGGTTGGGGCCATTGTTGGATGGGGAATCCTGTCCCCCTTGGCAAAAAGTAGGGGATGGGCGCCAGGACCTGTGGATAACTGGGAGAATGGTAGCAAAGGCTGGATTGTTTGGGTATCATTGGCGATTATGCTTGCTGATTCGGTCATGAACCTGGGTTGGTTAATCTTGAGACCTGTGGTCCATTATGCGCCCGATGTGTTCCGTGTACTCCGGCGCCGGACTGGTCAGAGGGGGTTCTGGCAGCGCCTTTTCAGCAAATCTTCAAACTCAAGGGAGGGTTATATCCCCATTGGTCATGGGCATGACACAGAAGAGCAAGATCCTGCCCCCGACATTTCCAAGAAAGATTATGATGAAAAGGATGCTCCTCCTTCGGAACTCGTCTCAATGCGAACCGTTGCTATCCTCCTCCCATTAACCTTGATCCTCAACGTTGTGTGTATGCACATTGCATTCGGAAGCATCATCACACCCTTCCTATCCAGTCTTGCCACCCTCCTCGCTCTTGTCCTCTCAGTCATGGGTGTCCGTGCGTTAGGTGAGACAGACCTCAACCCGGTCTCCGGAATCAGCAAAGTCACCCAACTCATCTTCGCGCTCGCCACACCTTCGTCGAGCCACACTCGTCGCTCAGCGATCGTCACTAACCTCCTTGCCGGCGCTGTTTCCGAATCTGGCGCCCTTCAGGCAGGAGACATGATGCAAGACCTGAAAACAGGCCATATTCTGCACGCGAGTCCCAAAGCGCAGTTCTACGGCCAGCTGATCGGCAGCCTCTTCGGCGCCGTGATCTCGGTCGCCGTGTACCGATTATATATAAACGTATACGAAGTCCCAGGCGACATGTTCCAGATCCCCACCGCATACGTGTGGATATTCACCGCACGACTTGTCACGGGCCAGGGTCTTCCCGATATGGCATGGCAGGTTTCTGGTATTGCGGCGGTCATCTTTACCGTCACCACTATCGTGAGAATCTTTGGCGCGGCAGGACTGAGGAAAGGTGGGTCTGCTCCGTCTTGGAGGGCGTGGATCCCGGGCGGCATCGCTGTCGCTGTGGGTATGTATAATGTCCCGTCATTTACGCTTGCAAGAGCCATCGGGGGGCTCATCGACCTTTGGTGGCGCTGGCGCCAGAAGAAGAGGCAAAAGGGGCAACGAGCTATCGCTGCCAGCGCGTTGCACGGTGAGGATGATGGTGGAGGTGACGGCAGCCTTAGTCGTTCGCAGGACGAGCAAGGCGATAACCAAGGAGCAAACGGCACGCATTCGACCATTGTTATATTAGCCTCAGGGCTGATCCTTGGGGAGGGAGTGGTGAGCATCGTCAACCTAGCTCTTGCAAGTGCTGGAGTGCCACATCTTTGA
- a CDS encoding uncharacterized protein (EggNog:ENOG410PG01~COG:S~BUSCO:2358at33183) produces MEFSRQEYPALATLLHPSQTVAVISERLRSITKTHQDIADWLQERRRLEETYCLGLRRLARRPQPEVGAALGVFEVPWQGIVSATESLARSHELLAQRIEADVEKPLKEYPIKNKDIKSVSGAQQDLANLARSLEVAQKKADKLKDKGPKAAGKSSAAMAAVQEARTQWESRAPFVFEKLQAVDEDRLNQLRDVLTQFQTHEADQVERNRQSTETCLDSLLTVDTAEEIRTFALRASGGRTADLATQEPPTTASTQAENPPMDPLQPPPRINDDVASRRSSHSNQRRPSFATDQQPNPQQRYTPLGGLKRLGTVMGRRRSIVQPNSGYTSPEKKFRSPFMPFRRTESSRSFHQVENQPTPPNGLAPVRSRDGSSQHRPGSSATGSVTQPEAHIDTVLNGNTIPEESTSQETPAPAVESHENRPASPKISTDVEGFSTKPNTIDEISRIQQEAAQSEDPGINLTIRDKPIQEDEGEAQQAMNEMASTLRRQAKHSGLSRGPGTVRGRRDVRNTIFIPNPPAPGAEMHIDPLSKAIPEIVSSPASPSQVQQSPPPPGTHQDDHTISDVTSVHSSHTLHSLSGPISHPELTGPGLNASIVEKLNAYVSGGVVTKCFVVGELALAYNPTESSSMDSQTVRLDNFQILERVAANPQFVTEVSTIPVNGAQPLESTEDRKGEYNVALSSLRGPAPTVAFKYQIHLDPSNLSAYCPVIFSPVWNEQEFQASVIINYSLNPQFVSSGPLTSITLQNVVLTVSLDLSPVDEETKQPREVARATAAAMHPNIGASFKRKTSSIVWRIPELEVKADGENRFLARFSTTTSWPRKGKLEARFDVATKDTSLRLGISSRSPITQGEAESLGTSADETGEADAETAHPSVLWTQLLTQNKLSVSRYVAV; encoded by the exons ATGGAGTTTTCACGACAAGAGTACCCTGCTCTTGCG ACCCTTTTACACCCAAGCCAAACGGTCGCTGTCATCAGCGAGCGGCTGCGGTCGATCACCAAAACCCATCAAGATATTGCAGACTGGCTCCAG GAACGGCGCCGGCTCGAAGAAACATACTGCCTCGGGCTTCGGAGACTCGCGCGACGTCCTCAGCCAGAGGTGGGGGCCGCATTGGG GGTTTTCGAGGTGCCATGGCAGGGTATAGTATCTGCAACTGAGTCGTTGGCTCGATCCCATGAACTGCTCGCACAGAGAATCGAGGCGGACGTCGAGAAACCATTGAAGGAATATCCGATCAAAAACAAGGATATTAAGTCGGTGTCTGGCGCCCAGCAAGATCTTGCGAACCTCGCCAGATCATTGGAGGTTGCCCAAAAGAAAGCCGACAAGCTAAAGGACAAAGGGCCAAAGGCGGCAGGGAAATCGTCTGCGGCCATGGCTGCCGTTCAGGAGGCGCGAACTCAGTGGGAATCTAGGGCGCCGTTTGTTTTTGAAAAATTACAGGCCGTCGACGAGGATCGTCTGAACCAACTGAGAGATGTCCTCACGCAGTTTCAGACCCACGAAGCGGATCAGGTTGAGCGCAATCGCCAGTCGACCGAAACTTGCCTCGACTCATTGCTAACTGTGGACACTGCCGAGGAAATCAGGACTTTTGCGCTCAGGGCAAGCGGCGGCCGCACCGCAGATCTAGCAACCCAGGAACCTCCTACAACCGCTTCCACTCAAGCTGAGAACCCGCCGATGGACCCCCTACAACCACCTCCAAGAATCAACGACGACGTTGCTAGCCGGCGTTCCAGCCATTCCAACCAGCGACGACCCAGCTTCG CCACCGACCAGCAGCCAAATCCTCAACAGCGATACACGCCATTGGGAGGGCTTAAACGACTTGGAACAGTGATGGGCCGGAGACGAAGTATTGTACAGCCAAATTCTGGGTATACATCCCCAGAGAAAAAGTTTAGATCTCCATTTATGCCCTTCCGTCGCACCGAATCTTCTCGCAGCTTCCACCAGGTCGAAAATCAGCCTACACCACCCAACGGCTTGGCTCCGGTTCGATCCCGGGATGGATCTTCACAACATCGGCCAGGTTCTTCTGCGACGGGAAGTGTTACCCAGCCCGAAGCTCACATTGACACTGTACTCAACGGGAATACTATACCCGAAGAATCCACGTCTCAAGAAACTCCTGCGCCAGCGGTGGAATCTCATGAAAATCGACCTGCGTCTCCAAAG ATATCAACGGATGTAGAGGGATTCTCTACCAAACCGAATACTATCGAtgagatatcaagaataCAGCAAGAAGCTGCCCA GAGCGAAGACCCCGGGATCAATCTGACAATCCGCGATAAACCGATCCAAGAAGATGAGGGAGAAGCTCAGCAGGCAATGAATGAAATGGCAAGTACTTTGCGGCGG CAAGCGAAGCATTCAGGTCTTTCACGGGGCCCGGGAACTGTACGTGGCCGCCGAGACGTTCGAAATACTATTTTTATCCCGAATCCTCCCGCTCCTGGCGCTGAAATGCATATCGACCCCCTTTCAAAGGCTATCCCAGAGATTGTGTCGTCGCCAGCATCACCATCGCAGGTTCAACAAAGCCCACCGCCTCCTGGTACGCACCAGGATGACCACACTATATCAGATGTCACATCTGTCCACTCATCTCACACACTACATAGCCTGTCGGGCCCAATCTCCCACCCAGAGTTGACTGGTCCCGGACTCAATGCCTCCATTGTCGAAAAGCTTAACGCCTACGTCTCTGGAGGAGTGGTGACCAAATGTTTCGTGGTTGGGGAACTTGCTCTCGCATACAACCCGACAGAGAGTTCATCCATGGATAGCCAAACTGTCCGCCTGGATAATTTCCAGATTTTAGAACGGGTTGCAGCTAACCCTCAATTTGTCACCGAAGTCTCCACCATCCCGGTCAATGGCGCACAACCTCTCGAATCCACCGAAGACCGAAAAGGAGAATACAACGTCGCTCTGTCTTCTCTAAGAGGCCCAGCGCCAACGGTTGCTTTTAAATACCAGATTCACCTTGACCCTTCAAACTTATCGGCTTACTGTCCGGTGATTTTCTCGCCAGTGTGGAATGAACAAGAGTTTCAGGCCAGCGTTATCATCAATTATTCTCTCAATCCGCAATTCGTTTCATCTGGTCCACTAACATCCATCACCCTCCAAAATGTTGTCTTGACAGTAAGTCTAGACCTCTCTCCCGTTGACGAAGAGACCAAGCAGCCCCGTGAAGTAGCCCGCGCGACGGCTGCTGCCATGCATCCAAATATCGGCGCCTCGTTCAAACGAAAAACATCCTCAATCGTGTGGCGAATTCCTGAACTTGAAGTCAAAGCCGATGGGGAGAACAGGTTCCTTGCGCGGTTTTCCACCACGACCAGCTGGCCCCGCAAAGGAAAATTGGAAGCAAGGTTCGATGTAGCCACCAAAGATACCAGCTTGCGACTTGGTATCAGTTCACGCTCCCCCATCACTCAGGGTGAAGCCGAGAGCTTGGGTACTTCGGCGGATGAGACCGGGGAAGCCGACGCCGAAACCGCGCATCCCTCTGTATTGTGGACTCAACTACTAACTCAGAACAAACTATCCGTTTCGAGATATGTTGCTGTTTGA